A stretch of the Vigna radiata var. radiata cultivar VC1973A chromosome 7, Vradiata_ver6, whole genome shotgun sequence genome encodes the following:
- the LOC106766276 gene encoding uncharacterized protein LOC106766276, which produces MCEYVPTIPFPQRLKKQEQAKQFARFLDVFKKLHINIPFAEALEQMPSYAKFMKDLLSKKRKLQDDETIMLTEECSAIIQQKLPPKLKDPGSFVIPCEIGNIMVGKALCDLGASINLMPLSIFKRLGIGDVKPTMITLQLADRSMTYPYGIVEDVLVKVDKFIFPADFVVLDMEEDAKVPIILGRPFLATGRALIDVEQGQLMLRVADEKVTFSMTEAVKHKLDREDCFKAEIRESLVLEEINFHVKQNPLERTLLSGVEAKELKREINDEEVVKCDHQLEVLKPIFNSTRGIEDLHKSEDGGVETSKVELKQLPSHLKYRFLDEQKLNPVIVSNELSSTEEDKLLRVLREYKSAIGWKIDDLQGISPTVCMHKIYLEEDFKPVRQPQRRLNPTMKEVVRKEVIKLLDAGIIYPISDSEWVSPVHVVPKXGGMTVVTNEANXLIXTRKVTGWRMCIDYRRLNQATRKDHFPLPFIDQMVEKLAGHAYYCFLDGTTCDHHVGSTTSCSSPTAVVAFSHGSGGVLQRQR; this is translated from the exons ATGTGTGAGTATGTCCCTACAATTCCATTCCCTCAAAGGTTGAAGAAGCAAGAACAAGCCAAGCAATTTGCAAGATTTCTTGATGTTTTTAAGAAGCTCCACATTAATATTCCATTCGCTGAAGCATTGGAGCAAATGCCAAGTTATGCTAAATTCATGAAAGACTTGCTGTCAAAGAAGAGGAAGCTTCAAGATGATGAAACAATTATGCTCACAGAGGAGTGCAGTGCAATAATTCAGCAAAAATTACCTCCCAAGTTGAAGGATCCAGGGAGCTTTGTCATTCCATGTGAGATTGGGAATATAATGGTGGGTAAGGCATTGTGTGACCTTGGAGCAAGTATCAACTTGATGCCTTTGTCCATTTTTAAGAGGCTGGGTATTGGAGACGTGAAGCCCACTATGATCACTCTACAATTAGCAGACCGATCAATGACTTATCCTTATGGAATTGTAGAAGATGTTCTAGTAAAGGTGGACAAATTTATTTTCCCAGCAGATTTTGTGGTTCTTGACATGGAAGAAGATGCTAAAGTCCCAATCATATTGGGAAGACCTTTCTTAGCAACAGGGAGAGCATTGATAGATGTAGAACAAGGACAATTGATGTTAAGAGTGGCAGATGAAAAAGTCACATTTTCTATGACTGAAGCAGTGAAGCACAAACTTGACAGAGAGGACTGTTTCAAAGCTGAAATAAGGGAGTCTCTGGTGTTGGAGGAGATAAATTTCCATGTAAAGCAGAATCCATTAGAGAGAACTCTATTATCAGGAGTGGAAGCAAAGGAgttaaaaagagaaattaatgaTGAAGAGGTGGTGAAGTGCGATCATCAATTGGAAGTGCTGAAGCCAATATTCAATTCCACCAGGGGAATAGAAGATTTACACAAGAGTGAAGATGGAGGAGTAGAAACGTCCAAGGTGGAATTGAAACAACTTCCTTCTCACCTTAAATACAGGTTCCTAGATGAGCAAAAGCTTAATCCAGTAATTGTGAGCAATGAACTTTCCTCCACTGAAGAAGATAAACTCTTAAGGGTGTTACGGGAGTATAAATCTGCCATTGGGTGGAAAATTGATGATTTGCAAGGTATTAGTCCTACTGTGTGCatgcataaaatttatttggaaGAGGATTTTAAACCCGTGCGTCAACCACAAAGAAGACTCAACCCAACTATGAAGGAAGTGGTAAGGAAAGAAGTAATTAAATTGCTAGATGCAGGAATTATCTACCCAATTTCTGATAGTGAGTGGGTAAGTCCTGTTCATGTTGTACCCAAGAANGGAGGNATGACAGTGGTGACCAATGAAGCCAATGANCTCATTCNTACAAGAAAAGTCACAGGTTGGCGGATGTGCATAGATTACCGAAGACTGAATCAAGCCACAAGAAAGGATCATTTTCCACTTCCATTCATAGATCAAATGGTGGAAAAATTGGCAGGGCATGCATACTACTGCTTTCTAGATGG CACAACATGCGACCACCATGTTGGCAGCACTACTTCGTGTAGCTCTCCCACGGCAGTGGTGGCATTCTCCCATGGCAGTGGTGGTGTTCTCCAACGACAGCGGTGA